The Chitinivorax sp. PXF-14 genome contains a region encoding:
- a CDS encoding diguanylate cyclase — MIPQLRAYSAPQLGRAARYKNTGHVVPDSTSGMLLLDDAQRVMARDDEFCRLMGLAEHELPLTTSLPLLAERNSLLAALVEAVAMLPVAGGARRVGGLTIAVKPMLDNMRLVSVATDAAIEREIPPANAVDACISAAAVGPWEFDPHSSAIRRHDLWWDMLGYERDMGFSYESMVHPDDANPWRNRLVDCVQRGECFASELRLRAACGGWRWVLSRGRRLVRDGKVCWVGADTDISDLKACFAHQGLLASVVDVIPHGVMISDAGGRIQSVNAAFTQITGYTADEAVDRHIDILNSGIHHAVFYQHIWSAVSRRGMWAGEIWNRRKNGEVYPEWMTLICLRDRHDEITHYATVFEDITTRKREEERMAWQAYHDPLTELPNRLLFGDRLEQTIAQAMRTREMVAVLFVDLDGFKPVNDENGHDVGDALLKLFAHRLTASVRTGDTVARLAGDEFTLIVPHITSKEDVVPIAQKVLTAAVQPFHIAGSEIRVGASIGISLFPLHGDGALQLLKRADQAMYRAKHAGRSNWQFFE; from the coding sequence ATGATCCCTCAGCTACGTGCGTACTCCGCGCCACAGCTTGGTCGCGCAGCACGCTACAAGAATACTGGCCACGTTGTTCCCGACAGCACATCAGGCATGCTGCTGCTCGATGATGCGCAGCGGGTGATGGCGCGCGACGACGAGTTCTGCCGCCTGATGGGGCTCGCCGAGCATGAATTGCCGCTGACAACATCGCTGCCGCTGCTGGCCGAACGCAATTCGCTGCTGGCGGCGCTGGTCGAGGCCGTGGCGATGCTGCCGGTGGCGGGCGGTGCGCGCCGTGTCGGCGGCCTGACGATTGCCGTCAAGCCGATGCTCGACAATATGCGGCTGGTGTCGGTGGCGACCGATGCCGCCATCGAGCGCGAGATACCGCCGGCCAATGCCGTCGACGCCTGCATATCTGCCGCCGCCGTCGGGCCGTGGGAATTTGACCCGCATTCGTCGGCGATCCGCCGCCACGATCTGTGGTGGGACATGCTCGGCTACGAGCGCGACATGGGCTTCAGCTACGAATCCATGGTGCACCCGGACGATGCGAATCCGTGGCGCAATCGCCTGGTCGATTGCGTGCAGCGTGGCGAGTGCTTTGCCAGCGAGCTCCGCTTGCGTGCGGCCTGTGGCGGCTGGCGCTGGGTGTTGTCGCGCGGGCGCCGCCTGGTGCGGGATGGCAAGGTCTGCTGGGTCGGCGCCGATACCGACATCTCCGACCTCAAGGCCTGCTTTGCCCACCAGGGCCTGCTCGCGAGCGTGGTGGACGTGATCCCGCATGGCGTGATGATTTCCGATGCCGGCGGCCGCATCCAGTCGGTCAACGCGGCCTTCACCCAGATCACCGGCTATACGGCGGACGAGGCGGTCGACCGGCACATCGACATCCTCAACTCGGGCATTCATCACGCCGTGTTCTATCAGCATATCTGGTCCGCCGTGAGCCGGCGTGGCATGTGGGCGGGCGAGATCTGGAACCGCCGCAAGAACGGCGAGGTGTACCCGGAGTGGATGACGCTGATCTGCCTGCGCGACCGCCACGACGAGATCACCCATTATGCGACGGTGTTCGAAGACATCACCACGCGCAAGCGCGAAGAGGAGCGCATGGCGTGGCAGGCTTATCACGACCCGCTGACCGAGCTGCCCAACCGGCTGTTGTTTGGCGACCGCCTGGAGCAGACCATCGCCCAGGCGATGCGCACACGCGAGATGGTGGCCGTGCTGTTCGTCGACCTCGATGGTTTCAAGCCGGTCAACGACGAGAACGGCCACGATGTCGGCGATGCGCTGCTCAAGCTGTTCGCCCACCGGCTGACGGCCAGCGTGCGTACCGGTGACACCGTGGCGCGGCTTGCCGGCGACGAGTTCACGCTGATCGTGCCGCACATCACCAGCAAGGAAGACGTGGTACCGATTGCCCAGAAGGTGCTGACGGCGGCGGTGCAGCCTTTCCATATTGCAGGCAGCGAGATCCGTGTCGGCGCCAGCATCGGCATCAGCCTGTTCCCGCTGCACGGCGACGGTGCCCTGCAGCTGCTGAAGCGGGCTGATCAGGCCATGTACCGGGCCAAGCACGCCGGCCGCAGCAATTGGCAGTTTTTTGAATGA
- the tsaB gene encoding tRNA (adenosine(37)-N6)-threonylcarbamoyltransferase complex dimerization subunit type 1 TsaB, translating into MPAARPCGYVRPWRMVYNCAVKLLALDTSTEFLSLALWLDGHLSTRDLRVGQKHSEQTLPLLRELLDAAGIGLADLDGIAFGNGPGSFTGLRIGCGIVQGLAFAHELPVVGVSSLLALAESDGHERVISCLDARMNQVYFAAYQRADQGWRTVVEPGLYDPDATPTLPGDGWHGTGSGFAAFPALAERYAGQMASCNAASHPEAAAIAVLGAREFEAGRGLPARDATLLYVRDKVALTVHEQPRK; encoded by the coding sequence ATGCCAGCCGCACGCCCTTGCGGCTACGTCCGCCCCTGGCGCATGGTGTACAATTGCGCGGTGAAACTGCTTGCCCTCGATACCTCTACCGAATTCTTGTCCCTCGCCCTGTGGCTTGACGGACACCTCTCCACCCGGGACCTGCGGGTGGGCCAGAAACATTCCGAACAGACGCTGCCCTTGCTGCGCGAGCTGCTGGACGCCGCCGGCATCGGCTTAGCCGATCTCGACGGCATCGCCTTCGGCAACGGCCCCGGCTCCTTCACCGGCCTGCGCATCGGCTGCGGTATCGTGCAGGGCCTGGCCTTCGCACACGAGCTGCCCGTCGTCGGCGTGTCGAGCCTGCTTGCGCTGGCCGAAAGCGATGGCCACGAGCGGGTCATCAGCTGCCTCGATGCGCGCATGAACCAGGTCTATTTCGCCGCCTACCAGCGTGCGGACCAAGGCTGGCGGACCGTCGTCGAGCCAGGGCTGTACGACCCTGACGCCACCCCCACCCTGCCCGGAGACGGCTGGCACGGCACCGGCAGCGGCTTCGCGGCCTTCCCCGCACTGGCCGAGCGCTATGCGGGGCAGATGGCCAGCTGCAACGCCGCCAGCCACCCCGAGGCCGCCGCCATCGCGGTGCTTGGCGCACGTGAATTCGAGGCTGGGCGCGGCCTGCCGGCACGCGACGCAACGCTACTCTATGTGCGGGACAAGGTCGCGCTGACCGTTCACGAGCAGCCGCGCAAATGA
- the rimI gene encoding ribosomal protein S18-alanine N-acetyltransferase — translation MTLDFRRMSEDDLDRVMAIEQAIYPYPWTRGNFADSLRGEQSCWTAWNPANEMIGYCIIMPVVDEAHLLNISIAKSSQGKGLGRKLLDFAIDTSRAHGASIMLLEVRESNLVAQTLYHSLGFNNSGVRKNYYPVHGGREHAVLMELPL, via the coding sequence ATGACGCTCGACTTCCGCCGCATGAGCGAGGATGACCTCGATCGCGTGATGGCGATCGAACAGGCGATCTACCCCTACCCGTGGACGCGCGGCAACTTTGCCGACTCGCTGCGCGGCGAGCAGAGCTGCTGGACTGCCTGGAACCCGGCAAACGAGATGATCGGCTACTGCATCATCATGCCGGTCGTCGACGAGGCGCACCTGCTCAACATCAGCATCGCCAAATCGAGCCAGGGCAAGGGCCTGGGCCGAAAACTGCTCGACTTCGCCATCGACACCTCGCGCGCCCACGGCGCCAGCATCATGCTGCTCGAAGTGCGTGAATCGAACCTCGTGGCACAAACGCTCTACCATTCGCTCGGCTTCAACAACAGCGGCGTGCGCAAGAACTACTATCCGGTCCACGGTGGCCGCGAACACGCCGTGCTGATGGAGCTGCCGCTATGA
- a CDS encoding uracil-DNA glycosylase family protein has translation MSRRDLLLREIGLSPVWRLRTGMTETAADASPVAESASPAVIETTAPPSVSSPTAPPGRAPAAPPAWLDDAPPPSAPPPQQADEPAPPADGRTQRIHTLDWDQLQGEVAGCQACPLCKTRRNTVFGVGDARADWLIVGEAPGGEEDRQGEPFVGPAGKLLDNMLNAVGLKRGDNVFIANVLKCRPPQNRDPAPHEVQQCEPFLLRQIELIQPKIIVALGRFAAQSLLKSDARIGSLRGKVHTYHGVPLVITYHPAYLLRNQPDKARAWEDLCLARKTYREAGPQQ, from the coding sequence ATGAGCCGGCGCGACCTGCTGCTCAGGGAAATCGGCCTGAGCCCGGTGTGGCGCTTGCGCACCGGCATGACTGAAACGGCGGCAGACGCCTCGCCCGTGGCGGAATCGGCCAGCCCCGCCGTGATCGAGACCACGGCGCCGCCTTCCGTCTCCAGCCCAACGGCACCGCCTGGCCGCGCTCCGGCAGCACCTCCAGCCTGGCTCGACGACGCCCCGCCGCCCTCAGCCCCGCCACCGCAGCAGGCCGACGAGCCCGCGCCCCCGGCGGACGGCCGCACCCAGCGCATCCACACCCTCGATTGGGACCAGTTGCAGGGCGAGGTTGCCGGCTGCCAGGCATGCCCGCTGTGCAAGACCCGCCGCAACACCGTGTTCGGCGTCGGCGACGCCCGCGCCGACTGGCTCATCGTCGGCGAGGCCCCCGGTGGCGAGGAGGACAGGCAGGGAGAGCCATTCGTCGGCCCGGCCGGCAAGCTGCTCGACAATATGTTGAACGCCGTCGGCCTCAAGCGCGGCGACAATGTCTTCATCGCCAATGTGCTCAAATGCCGCCCGCCACAAAACCGGGACCCGGCGCCCCACGAGGTGCAGCAGTGCGAGCCTTTCCTGCTGCGCCAGATCGAGCTGATCCAGCCGAAAATCATCGTCGCGCTCGGCCGCTTCGCCGCGCAAAGCCTGCTCAAGAGCGATGCACGCATCGGCTCGCTGCGCGGCAAGGTCCACACCTACCATGGCGTGCCGCTGGTCATCACCTACCACCCGGCCTACCTGCTGCGTAACCAGCCGGACAAGGCCCGCGCCTGGGAGGACCTGTGCCTCGCCCGGAAGACCTACCGGGAAGCCGGCCCGCAGCAGTAA
- a CDS encoding TIGR02466 family protein translates to MAQTGNESSKLIHIAMKPSQPESADLNAAEMKLLFPSPVIYFDWPGSEALNLALRDVVLVRRETTSGVVKTNRGGWQSDTDLQDWQDPASQQLVARMLTLAREYVARQIGRHDPAFETGWKIRAWANVNERGHFNRTHDHLGRYSFFSGVYYVNVGDIESGLAGGGRTRFEDWTRVAIDVNQNDDTLRRDYLMTPKNGRMLMFPASLMHSVETYDGNTQRITIAFNLYHPGFSVPRLEAHLQQADWWWTNFRGLMVLKRKVPEKLYALSLLPKQVLARRVSNPLSLKAWRAHLSTALSHATALASEHFEARRNA, encoded by the coding sequence ATGGCGCAGACCGGCAACGAATCGTCCAAGCTCATCCACATCGCCATGAAACCATCCCAACCAGAATCCGCCGACCTCAACGCGGCGGAAATGAAACTGCTGTTCCCCTCCCCCGTCATCTATTTCGACTGGCCGGGCAGCGAGGCGCTCAACCTCGCCCTGCGCGACGTCGTGCTCGTCCGGCGCGAGACCACCAGCGGCGTGGTCAAGACCAACCGCGGCGGCTGGCAGTCCGACACCGACCTGCAGGACTGGCAGGACCCGGCCTCGCAGCAGCTGGTAGCGCGCATGCTCACGCTGGCCAGGGAGTATGTGGCACGCCAGATCGGCCGCCACGACCCGGCCTTCGAGACGGGCTGGAAGATCCGCGCCTGGGCCAACGTCAACGAGCGCGGCCATTTCAACCGCACGCACGACCACCTCGGCCGCTACTCGTTCTTTTCCGGCGTTTACTACGTCAACGTCGGCGACATCGAGTCGGGCCTGGCCGGCGGCGGGCGCACGCGCTTCGAGGACTGGACCCGCGTGGCGATCGACGTCAACCAGAACGACGACACCCTGCGTCGCGACTACCTGATGACACCGAAGAACGGCCGCATGCTGATGTTCCCGGCGAGCCTCATGCACTCGGTCGAAACCTATGACGGCAACACCCAACGCATCACCATTGCCTTCAACCTGTATCACCCGGGCTTTTCGGTGCCGCGGCTGGAGGCGCATCTACAGCAGGCTGACTGGTGGTGGACCAATTTCCGCGGCCTGATGGTGCTCAAGCGCAAGGTGCCGGAGAAACTCTACGCCCTGTCGCTGCTGCCCAAGCAGGTGCTCGCCCGCCGCGTCAGCAACCCGCTGTCGCTCAAGGCCTGGCGTGCCCATCTGTCGACGGCGCTGAGCCACGCCACAGCGCTGGCCTCCGAGCACTTCGAGGCCAGGCGCAATGCCTGA
- a CDS encoding acyltransferase family protein — protein sequence MPDRGMTRSFSLYLDLLRLLAALAVMVSHSIGYTFGGRQVLPISVGHNAVVVFFLLSGYVIAYVADHKENHPREFWISRLARIYSVALPAILLTPLADSVGLWLKPEFYAGGLTTHDYPLVRVAASMVFANELWLVSIMPFSNSPYWSLCYEMSYYLLFAIYTFAAGSRRWLWLGLAALVIGPKILLLAPIWALGVLVYRRRRWYAISEHTGWWVWSASLAGIAAFQYYDVSASLSDWTSRLLGAPLYTLLHFSKHFLADYLLGALIAANFVGFRRIAERFSGVFERIAAPLRTASSYTFSIYLFHLPIVFLCVIVLDRLPPGPVYFLATVACTLLVVLPLGAVTEQQKDRLKRWLTRRLPALGPFARHERLVKQSGAQ from the coding sequence ATGCCTGACCGCGGCATGACGCGCAGCTTCTCGCTCTATCTCGATTTGCTGCGGTTGCTGGCCGCACTGGCGGTGATGGTGTCGCACTCGATCGGCTATACCTTCGGCGGCCGGCAGGTGCTCCCCATCTCGGTCGGCCACAATGCCGTCGTGGTGTTCTTCCTGCTGTCGGGTTATGTGATCGCCTATGTCGCCGATCACAAGGAGAACCACCCGCGCGAGTTTTGGATCAGCCGCCTGGCGCGCATCTACTCGGTCGCACTGCCCGCCATCCTGCTCACACCGCTGGCGGACAGCGTGGGCCTCTGGCTCAAGCCCGAGTTCTACGCCGGCGGGCTGACCACGCACGACTACCCGCTGGTGCGCGTGGCGGCCAGCATGGTGTTCGCCAACGAGCTATGGCTGGTGTCCATCATGCCGTTCTCCAACTCTCCCTATTGGTCGCTCTGCTACGAGATGAGCTACTACCTGCTGTTCGCGATCTACACCTTCGCGGCAGGCAGCCGGCGCTGGCTCTGGCTTGGCCTCGCGGCACTGGTGATCGGCCCCAAGATCCTGCTGCTCGCGCCGATCTGGGCGCTCGGCGTGCTGGTCTACCGCCGGCGCCGCTGGTACGCGATCTCCGAGCACACCGGCTGGTGGGTGTGGAGCGCGTCGCTGGCCGGCATCGCGGCCTTCCAGTACTACGACGTCTCCGCCAGCCTGTCGGACTGGACCAGCCGGCTGCTCGGCGCGCCGCTCTACACGCTGCTGCACTTCTCCAAGCATTTCCTCGCGGACTATCTGCTGGGCGCCCTGATTGCCGCGAACTTCGTCGGCTTTCGCCGCATCGCGGAGCGCTTCTCGGGCGTGTTCGAACGCATTGCCGCGCCGCTCCGCACCGCGTCGAGCTACACCTTCTCGATCTACCTGTTTCACCTGCCCATCGTTTTCCTATGCGTGATCGTGCTCGACAGGCTACCCCCCGGGCCGGTCTACTTCCTGGCCACCGTGGCCTGCACACTGCTGGTCGTCCTGCCGCTGGGCGCCGTCACCGAGCAGCAGAAGGACAGGCTCAAGCGCTGGCTCACACGCAGGTTGCCGGCGCTCGGGCCATTCGCCAGGCACGAGCGCCTGGTCAAGCAGTCAGGCGCGCAATGA
- a CDS encoding HAD hydrolase-like protein yields MNLLFDLDGTLTDPFDGITRSLQHAVAHFDVAVPPQEALMSYIGPPLRKTLPALIGSEDPAMVEHALRLYRERFSAVGWCENRVYDGIPALLDGLVDAGHRLFVCTAKPVGFARRIVEYFELARHFEAVYGSELDGCYEDKGELIGLILQQHGLLPAASLMIGDRDNDIMAARKACVGCIGVTWGYGDATELAPADALCHAPAELPAVIARLTA; encoded by the coding sequence TTGAACCTGTTGTTTGATCTGGACGGCACGCTGACCGACCCGTTCGACGGGATTACGCGCAGCCTGCAGCACGCCGTCGCGCATTTCGACGTGGCGGTGCCGCCACAGGAGGCGCTCATGTCGTATATCGGCCCGCCATTGCGCAAGACCTTGCCGGCGCTGATCGGCAGCGAGGACCCTGCCATGGTCGAGCATGCGCTGCGGCTGTACCGGGAACGTTTCAGCGCGGTGGGCTGGTGCGAGAACCGCGTCTACGATGGCATCCCGGCGCTGCTCGATGGGCTTGTCGATGCCGGGCACCGGCTGTTCGTGTGTACCGCGAAGCCGGTCGGCTTCGCGCGGCGCATTGTCGAGTACTTCGAGCTGGCGCGGCATTTCGAGGCGGTATACGGCAGCGAGCTCGACGGCTGCTATGAGGACAAGGGCGAGCTGATCGGGCTGATCTTGCAGCAGCATGGCCTGTTGCCGGCGGCATCGCTGATGATCGGCGACCGCGACAACGACATCATGGCGGCCCGCAAGGCCTGCGTGGGGTGCATCGGCGTAACCTGGGGCTATGGCGATGCGACGGAACTCGCCCCTGCCGATGCCCTGTGCCACGCACCCGCCGAGCTGCCGGCCGTCATTGCGCGCCTGACTGCTTGA
- the iscR gene encoding Fe-S cluster assembly transcriptional regulator IscR: MRLTTKGRFAVTAMLDLALRQGNGPVTLAGIAERQKISLSYLEQLFGKLRRRSLVDSVRGPGGGYCLAKDAAEISVASIIQAVDEPIDATQCGGKENCLEEHRCMTHDLWANLNQTIFEYLASVSLAQLVEGQRPKEQGHEVSVLQDKRVAHAKAATSATL, translated from the coding sequence ATGCGTCTCACCACCAAAGGCCGCTTTGCAGTGACCGCCATGCTCGACCTGGCGCTGAGACAAGGCAATGGACCGGTGACTCTGGCCGGTATCGCCGAACGCCAGAAGATATCCTTGTCCTACCTCGAACAGCTGTTTGGCAAGCTGCGCCGCCGCAGCCTCGTCGACAGCGTGCGCGGCCCTGGCGGCGGCTACTGCCTGGCCAAGGATGCAGCCGAAATTTCGGTAGCGTCTATCATTCAGGCAGTGGATGAACCGATCGACGCCACGCAATGCGGCGGCAAGGAAAACTGCCTGGAGGAGCATCGCTGCATGACGCACGACCTCTGGGCCAATTTGAATCAGACCATCTTTGAGTACCTCGCCTCCGTTTCGCTGGCGCAATTGGTGGAAGGCCAGCGACCCAAGGAACAGGGACACGAAGTGAGCGTCCTGCAGGACAAGCGTGTGGCGCATGCCAAGGCAGCGACCAGCGCAACCTTGTAA
- a CDS encoding IscS subfamily cysteine desulfurase, whose product MTKLPIYLDYSATTPVDPRVAQKMIPYLTEAFGNPASRSHAYGWDAEKAVEEAREQVAALVNCDPKEIVWTSGATESNNLAIKGAAHFYQTKGKHLITMKTEHKAVLDTMRELEREGFEVTYLSPKDNGLLDLDVLKAAIRPDTILISVMSVNNEIGVIQPIAEIGEICREKGIIFHVDSAQATGKIEIDLTKLKVDLMSFSAHKTYGPKGIGALYVRRKPRVRIEAQMHGGGHERGMRSGTLATHQIVGMGEAFRIAREEMATENERVRMLRDRLWRGLQDIEEVYLNGDMEQRVPHNLNVSFNFVEGESLIMAIKDLAVSSGSACTSASLEPSYVLRALGRNDELAHSSIRFTIGRFSTEEDVDFAVKLLHQKIGKLREMSPLWEMFKDGVDLSTVQWAAH is encoded by the coding sequence ATGACCAAACTACCGATCTACCTCGATTACTCGGCCACCACACCGGTCGATCCGCGGGTCGCGCAGAAAATGATCCCCTATCTGACAGAAGCCTTCGGCAACCCGGCATCGCGCTCTCATGCATACGGCTGGGATGCGGAAAAGGCCGTCGAAGAGGCGCGCGAGCAGGTAGCAGCGCTGGTCAATTGCGACCCGAAGGAAATTGTCTGGACCTCGGGCGCCACCGAATCGAACAACCTCGCGATCAAGGGCGCAGCCCACTTCTACCAGACCAAGGGCAAGCACCTGATCACCATGAAGACCGAGCACAAGGCCGTGCTCGACACCATGCGTGAGCTCGAACGCGAAGGCTTCGAAGTCACCTACCTGTCGCCGAAGGACAACGGCCTGCTGGATCTCGACGTACTGAAGGCGGCGATCCGCCCCGATACCATCCTGATCTCCGTGATGTCGGTCAACAACGAGATCGGCGTGATTCAGCCTATCGCCGAGATCGGCGAAATCTGCCGCGAAAAAGGCATCATCTTCCACGTCGATTCGGCACAGGCCACCGGCAAGATCGAGATCGACCTCACCAAGCTCAAGGTCGACCTGATGAGCTTCTCCGCACACAAGACTTACGGCCCCAAGGGTATCGGCGCACTGTATGTCCGCCGCAAGCCGCGCGTGCGCATCGAGGCGCAGATGCATGGCGGCGGCCACGAGCGCGGTATGCGCTCCGGCACGCTGGCCACGCACCAGATCGTCGGCATGGGCGAGGCCTTCCGCATCGCGCGTGAAGAAATGGCCACCGAGAACGAGCGCGTGCGTATGCTGCGCGACCGCCTGTGGCGCGGCCTGCAGGACATCGAAGAAGTCTACCTGAATGGCGACATGGAGCAGCGCGTACCGCACAACCTCAATGTCAGCTTCAACTTCGTCGAAGGCGAATCGTTGATCATGGCGATCAAGGATCTCGCGGTATCGAGCGGCTCGGCCTGTACCTCGGCTTCGCTCGAGCCCTCCTACGTGCTGCGCGCGCTGGGCCGCAACGACGAGCTGGCGCACAGCTCCATCCGTTTCACGATCGGCCGCTTCAGCACCGAAGAAGACGTCGATTTCGCAGTCAAGCTGCTGCACCAGAAGATCGGCAAGCTGCGCGAAATGTCACCCTTGTGGGAAATGTTCAAGGATGGCGTCGATCTGAGCACCGTGCAGTGGGCCGCACACTGA
- the iscU gene encoding Fe-S cluster assembly scaffold IscU: MSYSDKVIDHYENPRNVGTFEKGDESIGTGMVGAPACGDVMKLQIKVGTDGTIEDAKFKTYGCGSAIASSSLVTEWVKGKTLDEALSIKNTQIAEELALPPVKIHCSILAEDAIKAAVADYKSKHNA; the protein is encoded by the coding sequence ATGTCTTACAGCGATAAGGTCATCGACCACTACGAAAACCCGCGCAACGTCGGCACCTTCGAAAAGGGTGACGAATCGATCGGCACCGGCATGGTCGGCGCACCGGCCTGTGGTGATGTGATGAAACTGCAGATCAAGGTCGGCACGGACGGCACCATTGAAGATGCCAAGTTCAAGACCTACGGCTGTGGTTCGGCGATTGCATCGAGCTCGCTGGTGACCGAGTGGGTCAAGGGCAAGACGCTCGACGAAGCGCTGTCGATCAAGAACACGCAGATCGCGGAAGAACTCGCGCTGCCGCCGGTGAAGATCCACTGCTCGATCCTTGCCGAGGACGCGATCAAGGCCGCTGTGGCCGATTACAAGTCCAAGCACAACGCCTGA
- the iscA gene encoding iron-sulfur cluster assembly protein IscA, which produces MAISLSERAAKHVTNFLQKRGKGIGIRLGVRTSGCSGMAYKLEFVDEVLDGDLQFDSHGLKVITDAKSLAYLDGTELDFVREGLNEGFKFNNPNVKNECGCGESFNV; this is translated from the coding sequence ATGGCGATCTCTCTATCTGAACGCGCGGCGAAACACGTTACCAATTTCCTGCAGAAACGTGGCAAAGGCATCGGCATCCGTCTGGGTGTGCGCACCTCGGGCTGCTCGGGCATGGCGTACAAGCTCGAATTCGTCGATGAAGTGCTGGATGGCGATCTGCAGTTCGACAGCCATGGCCTCAAGGTCATCACCGATGCCAAGAGCCTGGCCTATCTCGACGGCACCGAGCTCGACTTCGTGCGTGAAGGCCTGAACGAAGGCTTCAAGTTCAATAACCCGAACGTGAAGAACGAGTGCGGTTGCGGCGAGAGCTTCAACGTCTGA
- the hscB gene encoding Fe-S protein assembly co-chaperone HscB: protein MSIDFSKTHFQLFDLPQSYALDVDQLERAYRRIQSEVHPDRFAHLGDAEKRLSLQWATQANAAYQTLKKPLARARYLLLLNGVDTQEETNTAMPADFLMAQMEWREAIADARHGKDVDALEQLSGRLRDETHTLQATLGKQLDQDGDFAGAALGVRKLKFLEKLDEEIGDALEILL, encoded by the coding sequence ATGAGCATCGACTTCAGCAAGACCCATTTCCAGCTGTTCGACCTGCCGCAAAGCTATGCGCTCGATGTCGATCAGCTCGAGCGCGCCTATCGACGCATCCAGTCGGAGGTCCACCCCGATCGCTTTGCCCATCTGGGCGACGCGGAAAAGCGCCTGTCGCTGCAATGGGCCACCCAGGCCAACGCCGCCTACCAGACGCTGAAGAAGCCACTGGCGCGTGCCCGCTATCTGCTGCTGCTGAATGGCGTCGATACGCAGGAAGAAACCAATACTGCCATGCCGGCCGACTTCCTGATGGCACAGATGGAGTGGCGCGAAGCCATTGCCGATGCGCGCCATGGCAAGGATGTCGACGCGCTGGAGCAATTGTCCGGCCGCCTGCGGGACGAGACGCACACGCTGCAGGCCACGCTGGGCAAGCAGCTCGACCAGGATGGCGACTTTGCCGGCGCCGCGCTCGGCGTGAGAAAATTGAAATTTCTGGAAAAGCTCGACGAGGAAATCGGCGACGCACTGGAAATACTGCTGTGA